Proteins found in one Mesorhizobium sp. CAU 1732 genomic segment:
- a CDS encoding cupin domain-containing protein encodes MSRRDFDPATVTPDGRPPAKAKLFDGTIDGPYRGSVNGEALGTQITVLTYGNDEPGTGPGLHVHPYDEVFVVQQGRARFFVGSEVIDAEAGESVMGPAGVPHRFVNLGPGRLQTLDIHLSPRWIQTNLD; translated from the coding sequence ATGAGCAGACGTGATTTCGACCCCGCGACGGTGACACCTGACGGTCGCCCGCCTGCCAAGGCCAAACTCTTCGACGGAACGATCGACGGTCCATACCGTGGTTCGGTCAATGGCGAGGCCCTGGGCACGCAGATCACCGTCCTGACCTATGGCAATGACGAACCGGGGACCGGCCCCGGCCTGCACGTCCATCCCTATGACGAGGTGTTCGTGGTTCAGCAGGGCCGTGCCCGTTTCTTCGTCGGGAGCGAGGTGATCGACGCGGAGGCGGGCGAGAGCGTCATGGGACCGGCGGGCGTGCCCCACCGTTTCGTCAATCTCGGGCCGGGACGGCTGCAAACGCTCGACATTCACCTGTCGCCGCGCTGGATCCAGACGAACCTCGACTAA
- a CDS encoding SRPBCC domain-containing protein, whose amino-acid sequence MSKLTLALEGDTDVVVKRRFAAKPEAVYRAHTEPRLIQKWMLGPPGWTMPVCISEAEPGGRIRFEWSDGNGNGFHATGEYIALEPFSRIEHIERMFLPDPTPDNHVETRFEADGDGTLMIMRMMLPDSDTRAAMLSTGMDQGMEESYARMEELMQSGQIAA is encoded by the coding sequence ATGAGCAAGCTCACACTCGCACTGGAAGGCGATACCGATGTCGTGGTGAAGCGTCGCTTTGCGGCGAAACCCGAAGCCGTCTATCGCGCCCATACCGAACCCCGCCTGATCCAGAAATGGATGCTCGGGCCGCCCGGCTGGACCATGCCGGTCTGCATCAGCGAGGCGGAGCCGGGCGGGCGGATCCGTTTCGAGTGGTCGGACGGCAACGGCAACGGTTTTCATGCGACCGGCGAGTATATCGCGCTGGAACCATTCAGCCGCATCGAGCATATCGAACGGATGTTCCTGCCGGACCCGACGCCGGACAACCATGTCGAGACGCGGTTCGAGGCCGACGGTGATGGAACGCTTATGATCATGCGCATGATGCTGCCCGACAGCGATACGCGCGCGGCGATGCTATCCACCGGCATGGATCAGGGGATGGAAGAGAGCTACGCCCGCATGGAAGAACTCATGCAGTCGGGCCAGATCGCAGCATAG
- a CDS encoding metalloregulator ArsR/SmtB family transcription factor, whose protein sequence is MQHLDAAFSALSDPTRRAILARLASGEATVMELAEPFEMSQPAVSRHLKVLEGAGLIIRRVEGAKRPCRLAPQAIGEIDQWLNWLREAMAKNYDRLDDVLADMETQEGKDRP, encoded by the coding sequence ATGCAGCATCTCGACGCGGCCTTTTCGGCGCTTTCCGACCCGACAAGACGGGCGATCCTCGCGCGCCTTGCGTCGGGAGAGGCGACGGTGATGGAACTGGCGGAGCCGTTCGAGATGTCGCAGCCGGCTGTCTCGCGGCATCTGAAGGTGCTGGAGGGGGCAGGGCTCATCATCCGGCGCGTCGAGGGGGCCAAGCGTCCGTGCCGGCTGGCGCCGCAGGCGATCGGTGAAATCGATCAGTGGCTGAACTGGCTGCGCGAGGCGATGGCGAAGAATTACGACCGGCTCGACGACGTACTGGCCGACATGGAAACGCAAGAAGGGAAGGACAGACCATGA
- a CDS encoding DUF3419 family protein — translation MADISSTLTGRRKRHINDAVFQNAAASKAGLSERLFALLFSGLVYPQIWEDPEIDMQALGLRSGHRVVTIASGGCNILAYLTRSPATIDAVDLNAHHIALNRLKLAAFRTLPAQADVFRFFGETGNRHNTQAYDRFIAPGLDAQTQRYWTRRDWRGRRRIAAFEGNFYRTGLLGAFISTGHLVARMHGVDPRDVMKSETLSDQRRFFDAKLRPLFDRPLVRWMTSKKASLFGLGIPPAQYDALITDGDGTMASVLRQRLEKLCCHFPLRDNYFAWQAFARHYPSSGEAALPLYLEPRHYRTIRDNAGRVSIHHRNLVDLLASKPAASLDRYVLLDAQDWMGDAQLNALWAQIDRTAAPGARVIFRTAARASLLPGRVSPELLDGWHYEDDLSRDFSARDRSAIYGGFHLYVRKER, via the coding sequence ATGGCCGATATATCTTCGACGCTGACCGGACGCAGGAAGCGGCACATCAACGACGCCGTGTTCCAGAACGCCGCAGCCAGCAAGGCCGGCCTGTCGGAGCGCCTGTTCGCGCTGCTTTTTTCCGGCCTGGTCTATCCGCAGATCTGGGAGGACCCGGAGATCGACATGCAGGCGCTTGGCCTGCGCAGCGGTCATCGCGTGGTCACGATCGCGTCCGGCGGCTGCAACATACTGGCCTACCTGACGCGCTCGCCGGCCACGATCGACGCGGTCGACCTCAACGCGCATCACATCGCGCTCAACCGGCTGAAGCTTGCGGCCTTCCGCACGCTGCCCGCGCAGGCCGACGTGTTCCGCTTCTTCGGCGAGACGGGCAACCGCCACAACACGCAGGCCTATGACCGCTTCATCGCGCCTGGCCTCGATGCGCAGACACAGCGCTACTGGACCCGGCGCGACTGGCGCGGCCGCCGCCGCATCGCGGCGTTCGAGGGCAATTTCTACCGCACCGGCCTGCTCGGCGCCTTCATTTCCACGGGTCATCTCGTGGCGCGAATGCATGGCGTCGATCCGCGCGATGTCATGAAATCCGAAACCCTCTCCGATCAGCGCCGCTTCTTCGACGCGAAGCTCAGGCCGCTCTTCGACCGTCCGCTGGTCCGTTGGATGACGTCCAAGAAGGCGTCTCTTTTCGGCCTCGGCATTCCCCCCGCGCAATATGATGCGCTGATAACCGACGGCGACGGAACGATGGCGAGCGTGCTGCGCCAGCGCCTCGAAAAGCTCTGCTGCCACTTTCCGCTGCGCGACAATTATTTCGCCTGGCAGGCCTTCGCACGCCATTATCCGTCGAGCGGCGAGGCAGCACTGCCGCTTTATCTGGAGCCGAGGCACTACCGCACGATCCGCGACAATGCCGGCCGCGTCTCGATCCATCACCGCAATCTCGTCGACCTGCTCGCATCCAAGCCCGCCGCCTCGCTCGACCGTTACGTGCTTCTCGATGCGCAGGACTGGATGGGCGACGCGCAGCTCAACGCACTATGGGCCCAGATCGACCGCACCGCCGCGCCCGGCGCGCGCGTCATCTTCCGCACCGCCGCCCGCGCGTCGCTGCTGCCCGGCCGCGTCTCGCCCGAACTGCTCGACGGCTGGCACTATGAGGACGACCTGTCCCGCGATTTCTCCGCGCGCGACCGCTCGGCGATCTATGGCGGCTTTCACCTCTACGTGCGCAAGGAGAGGTGA
- a CDS encoding class I SAM-dependent methyltransferase produces the protein MASALHSHADLMDGVYRRQRHIYDLTRKYYLLGRDHLIDKLDVPENGAVLEIGCGTGRNLIAAAKRYPDARFYGFDISSEMLETARLSIAAELLDDQIKLAQGDATAFDAEAIFGRSRFDRVYVSYTLSMIPDWEQAVRQAVDALALGGSLHVVDFGQQERLPRWFRSGLRAWLAKFHVEPRAMLAAELAAQAERIGGRLSFTPLYRGYAWHASVTRRTTLKAAAYSSTPSSASTIA, from the coding sequence ATGGCTTCGGCGCTGCATTCGCATGCCGATCTGATGGACGGCGTCTATCGCCGCCAGCGCCACATCTACGACCTGACCCGCAAATATTATCTGCTCGGCCGGGACCACCTGATCGACAAACTCGACGTACCCGAGAATGGCGCGGTGCTCGAGATCGGCTGCGGGACCGGACGGAACCTCATCGCGGCCGCGAAGCGCTATCCGGACGCCCGGTTCTATGGTTTCGACATATCGTCGGAAATGCTGGAAACGGCCCGGCTGTCGATCGCAGCGGAGCTTCTCGACGACCAGATCAAGCTCGCGCAAGGCGACGCGACGGCGTTCGACGCGGAAGCCATCTTCGGCCGATCGCGGTTCGATCGTGTCTATGTCTCGTACACGCTTTCGATGATACCGGATTGGGAACAGGCGGTGCGGCAGGCGGTCGATGCGCTCGCATTGGGAGGCTCGCTCCACGTCGTCGATTTCGGCCAGCAGGAACGCCTGCCGCGCTGGTTTCGATCGGGCTTACGCGCGTGGCTTGCAAAATTCCATGTCGAGCCGCGCGCCATGCTCGCAGCCGAACTCGCCGCGCAGGCGGAACGCATCGGCGGGCGCTTGTCTTTCACGCCGCTCTATCGCGGCTACGCCTGGCACGCGTCGGTGACGCGCCGGACCACCCTCAAGGCGGCGGCCTATTCCAGCACGCCGAGCAGCGCCTCGACCATCGCCTGA
- a CDS encoding serine hydrolase — protein MAVFGKIAKWAIAVLAVIVIAAAAWLYFAPPALIRVATAYSAKMVCSNAFLASRPGDQVMSIDVQAPGHPLLGYVSANVDPVARTVTAGLLGVFGRSQTVYRNGTGCAVVPDGDVTAANLPDLGYLPSPDIAALWPQGERVELSTDPRLAQILDDPAMTGEGMRAIVVVQNGRIVGERYGVAFNDLTPLLGWSMTKTVTAALIGILVRDERLSLDQSDLFEAWSVDERAEIEIADLMAMSSGLEFNEDYGDVTDVTRMLYLQPDMAEFAADKPFAGPRGETFSYSSGTSVLLSRVWQNAFDDPDAALAWPREALFGPLGMTSATLEADARGTFVGSSYLYATAHDWARFGEFLRNDGVWDGEQILPEGYVAWMREAAPASEGTYGRGQLWLRGPDAGTPEGEDPDAGFDLPDDTFWLLGHDGQSIAVVPSRGLVVVRMGLTPSKLGYKPQAMVEALLGVLE, from the coding sequence ATGGCAGTATTCGGCAAAATAGCGAAATGGGCAATCGCCGTGCTGGCGGTTATCGTCATCGCCGCGGCAGCCTGGCTCTATTTTGCCCCGCCGGCACTTATCCGCGTTGCCACGGCCTACTCCGCCAAGATGGTCTGTTCGAATGCGTTTCTCGCCTCGCGGCCGGGCGATCAGGTGATGTCGATCGACGTCCAGGCGCCCGGCCATCCGCTGCTCGGCTACGTCTCGGCCAATGTCGATCCGGTCGCGCGTACGGTCACCGCCGGATTGCTGGGCGTGTTCGGCCGCTCGCAGACCGTGTACCGCAATGGAACCGGCTGTGCGGTGGTGCCCGACGGCGATGTGACCGCAGCGAACCTCCCCGATCTCGGCTACCTGCCAAGCCCGGATATTGCCGCCCTGTGGCCGCAGGGCGAGCGCGTGGAGCTTTCGACCGATCCACGGTTGGCGCAAATCCTCGACGATCCCGCCATGACGGGCGAGGGCATGCGCGCCATCGTCGTCGTGCAGAACGGCAGGATCGTGGGCGAGCGCTACGGCGTCGCGTTCAACGATCTGACGCCGCTGCTCGGCTGGTCGATGACCAAGACCGTCACGGCGGCCCTCATCGGAATTCTGGTTCGTGACGAGCGCCTTTCGTTGGATCAGAGCGACCTCTTCGAGGCTTGGAGCGTGGACGAGCGCGCCGAGATCGAGATCGCCGACCTCATGGCGATGTCGAGCGGGCTGGAATTCAACGAAGACTATGGCGATGTGACCGACGTGACGCGCATGCTCTACCTTCAGCCCGACATGGCGGAGTTCGCCGCCGACAAGCCCTTCGCCGGCCCACGCGGCGAGACCTTCAGCTATTCGAGCGGGACGAGCGTGCTTTTGTCGCGCGTCTGGCAAAATGCGTTCGATGATCCCGACGCGGCGCTTGCCTGGCCGCGAGAGGCGCTGTTCGGGCCGCTCGGCATGACGAGCGCGACGCTGGAGGCCGATGCACGTGGCACGTTCGTCGGATCGTCCTATCTCTACGCCACGGCCCATGACTGGGCGCGGTTCGGCGAGTTCCTGCGCAATGACGGCGTGTGGGATGGCGAGCAAATCCTGCCGGAGGGCTATGTCGCCTGGATGCGGGAGGCAGCTCCGGCATCGGAAGGCACATATGGCCGGGGACAGCTCTGGCTGCGCGGGCCGGACGCAGGCACGCCGGAAGGCGAGGATCCCGACGCGGGCTTCGACCTGCCTGACGACACGTTCTGGCTGCTCGGCCATGACGGCCAGTCGATCGCCGTCGTCCCGTCGCGCGGGCTGGTGGTGGTGCGGATGGGGCTGACCCCGTCGAAGCTCGGCTACAAGCCTCAGGCGATGGTCGAGGCGCTGCTCGGCGTGCTGGAATAG
- a CDS encoding GH25 family lysozyme — protein sequence MRRFAALALMAVIAACSTVDYDFGNLSPSSSGGAAGVSQNVTVRNPRYGDSNPHPWKSRAPWTYAVHGTDVSKYQGSVDWAAAKASGISFVFIKATEGGDRFDERFNEHWRGAKAAGIPRSAYHFYYFCRPAHEQAEWFIRNVPKEAGTLPHVLDMEWNHLSPSCKLRPPAAVVHREMRIFLDILTRHYGKRPIVYTSIDFFDDNNLSQFPGVDWWLRSVAAHPDDLYGSHPFRFWQYTGTGIVPGIRGDADINVFNGSEAQWRSWLQEHLK from the coding sequence ATGCGCCGATTTGCGGCCCTTGCGTTGATGGCAGTGATCGCAGCCTGCAGCACCGTCGACTACGATTTCGGGAATCTCTCGCCATCGTCGTCGGGGGGAGCGGCAGGCGTATCGCAAAACGTGACCGTCAGAAATCCGCGCTACGGCGACAGCAATCCGCACCCGTGGAAAAGCCGTGCGCCATGGACCTATGCCGTCCACGGCACGGACGTCTCGAAATATCAGGGCTCGGTCGATTGGGCCGCCGCAAAGGCGTCCGGCATCTCGTTCGTGTTCATCAAGGCGACCGAAGGCGGCGATCGTTTCGACGAGCGCTTCAACGAACATTGGCGTGGCGCGAAAGCTGCCGGCATCCCCCGCAGCGCCTATCACTTCTACTATTTCTGCAGGCCGGCCCACGAGCAGGCCGAGTGGTTCATCCGCAACGTGCCGAAAGAAGCAGGCACCCTGCCCCATGTGCTCGACATGGAATGGAACCATCTGTCGCCCTCCTGCAAGCTGCGCCCGCCTGCTGCCGTCGTGCACCGCGAAATGCGCATCTTCCTCGACATCCTGACGCGTCACTATGGAAAGCGCCCGATCGTCTACACCTCGATCGATTTCTTCGACGACAACAACCTGTCGCAATTCCCCGGTGTCGATTGGTGGCTGCGCTCCGTCGCCGCTCACCCCGATGATCTGTATGGCAGCCATCCGTTCCGCTTCTGGCAATATACGGGGACAGGCATCGTTCCCGGCATCAGGGGCGACGCCGATATCAACGTGTTCAACGGCTCCGAGGCGCAGTGGCGCAGTTGGTTGCAGGAGCATTTGAAGTAA